A region from the Acomys russatus chromosome 22, mAcoRus1.1, whole genome shotgun sequence genome encodes:
- the LOC127205969 gene encoding C1GALT1-specific chaperone 1-like codes for MLSECSSFLKGVVLGSVTFALITMLGHIRIGHRIGRHQHEHHHLQAPNKEDVLEMSAAERTEVNKSFRVYCIILVTPKELRLWAAVKETWVKHCDKAEFFSSEYVNVFESVTVGENDKWLMMRKAYIYAFDKYKDQYNWFFLAYPTTFAVIENLKYFLLRKDSSQPFYLGHTENSNGLEYVSVKGGIVLSIESMRRLASMLSSPQRCPKEGIVIWKVSEDQQLAGCLKTGGVFAENAEDAEGKNLFNTKTIGMLIKEAMSDYPNERVEGCCSDMAITFSGLYADQLHVLMYGVYRLRAFGHTFSDALFFLPPQGSDND; via the coding sequence ATGCTTTCCGAATGCAGCTCGTTTTTGAAGGGTGTGGTGCTGGGGAGTGTCACCTTTGCCTTGATCACGATGCTAGGACACATAAGGATTGGTCACAGAATTGGGAGGCACCAACACGAACATCACCACCTTCAAGCTCCTAACAAGGAAGATGTCTTGGAAATGTCAGCAGCTGAACGCACGGAAGTCAACAAGAGCTTCCGTGTGTACTGTATCATTCTCGTAACACCCAAAGAGCTGAGACTGTGGGCGGCAGTGAAGGAAACTTGGGTCAAACACTGTGACAAAGCAGAGTTCTTCAGTTCTGAATATGTTAACGTATTTGAGTCAGTTACCGTGGGCGAGAATGACAAGTGGTTGATGATGAGAAAAGCTTACATATATGCCTTTGATAAATACAAGGACCAGTATAACTGGTTCTTTCTCGCATATCCTACTACATTTGCTGTTAttgaaaatttaaagtattttttgcTAAGAAAAGATTCATCACAGCCTTTCTATCTGGGCCACACTGAAAATAGCAATGGCCttgagtatgtgagtgtgaagGGGGGAATTGTCTTAAGCATAGAGTCAATGCGAAGACTTGCCAGCATGCTCAGTTCCCCTCAACGGTGTCCCAAAGAGGGAATAGTGATCTGGAAGGTGTCCGAAGATCAGCAACTAGCAGGTTGTCTGAAGACTGGGGGAGTGTTCGCAGAAAATGCTGAAGATGCTGAAGGAAAAAATTTATTCAATACAAAAACGATTGGGATGCTTATAAAAGAGGCGATGTCTGACTACCCAAACGAGAGAGTCGAAGGGTGCTGTTCTGATATGGCCATTACTTTCAGTGGACTCTATGCTGATCAGTTGCATGTGCTGATGTATGGGGTGTACCGTCTTAGGGCATTTGGACATACTTTCAGTGATGCATTGTTTTTTTTACCTCCACAAGGTTCTGACAATGactga